A DNA window from Patescibacteria group bacterium contains the following coding sequences:
- a CDS encoding LysE family transporter — MKKNLGVIKNGLFTGFVIQLAIGPIFFFVINLTLQKTILDGLMGVFAATIVGYIYIALSAFGIGKLLENKKTSKIFAAISSIVLIIFGGIIIKGALSSGVSDSVINTSSLFSSFTSVFLLAISNPLSIVFFTSLFSTKAIEYNYTKKELYFFGLGTGLSTLIFMGGAVLIFSLLKGTIPTIVMQILNIIVGILIIGYGTMRLVKLLKENRLARKIHP, encoded by the coding sequence ATGAAAAAAAATTTAGGAGTTATAAAAAACGGTTTATTCACAGGGTTTGTAATTCAATTGGCAATTGGACCAATCTTCTTTTTTGTGATTAATCTTACTCTTCAGAAAACCATTCTTGATGGGCTAATGGGAGTTTTTGCGGCGACAATTGTTGGATACATTTACATTGCTCTTTCTGCTTTTGGTATCGGAAAATTGCTCGAAAATAAAAAAACAAGTAAAATATTTGCAGCAATTAGTTCAATTGTTCTAATAATTTTTGGAGGAATAATTATAAAAGGAGCTTTAAGTAGCGGAGTTTCTGATAGTGTGATCAATACATCAAGTCTTTTTTCTAGCTTTACATCCGTTTTTTTACTTGCGATTTCTAATCCATTGAGCATTGTCTTTTTTACAAGTCTGTTTTCAACAAAAGCAATTGAATATAATTATACGAAAAAAGAACTGTATTTTTTTGGTCTAGGGACTGGATTATCAACTTTGATATTTATGGGTGGTGCTGTTTTGATTTTTTCTTTACTCAAAGGCACAATACCAACAATTGTTATGCAAATACTGAACATAATTGTAGGAATTCTAATAATCGGATATGGTACAATGAGATTGGTAAAACTTTTGAAAGAAAATAGGTTGGCTCGCAAAATTCACCCCTAA